The Halobaculum magnesiiphilum genome contains the following window.
CGGTGATGTCCAGCTCGAGGTCGGCCTCGGCCGCCAGCGCGAGCAGGTGGAGCACGGCGTTGGTCGACCCGCCCATCGCCACCTGCACCGCGATGGCGTTCTCGAACGACTCCGTGCTGATGATGTCCGAGGGTCGCCGGTCCTGCTCGACGCACTCCAAGGCGAGTTCGCCCGCGTGCCGGGCCACGTCGTAGCGGCCCTCCGACTCGGCCATCGGCGACGCCGAACCCAGCGGCGCCATCCCCAGCGCCTCCGAGATGCTCGCCATCGTGTTCGCGGTGAACATCCCGCCACACGAGCCCGCGCCGGGGCAGGCGTGGCGCTCCATCTCGTCGAGCTCCTCCGCGCTCATGTCGCCCTCGGCGTAGGTGCCGACGCCCTCGAAGACGTTCTGGACGGTGATGTCGCGGCCGGCGTGCTCGCCCGGCTTGATCGACCCGCCGTACAGGAACACCGACGGGAGGTCGGTCCTGATGGAGGCCATTAGCATCCCGGGGAGATTCTTGTCGCAGCCGGCGACCGTGACGAGCGCGTCCATGCGCTCGCCGAAGGAGACGAGTTCGACGGAGTCGGCGATCACCTCGCGGCTGATGAGGCTCGCTTTCATCCCTTCGGTCCCCATCGAGATGGCGTCGGAGATGGTGACGGTGCCGAACTCGATGGGCATCCCCTCGGCGGACTCGATCCCCTCGCGGGCGGCGTCCGCCACGTCGTCGAGGTGGACGTTGCACGGCGTGATGTCGGCCGCCGGGTTCGGGATGCCGACCATCGGGGAGGAGAGGTCTTGGTCGTCGTATCCCATCGCGCGGAACATCGCGCGGTGGGGCGCGCGCTCGGCGCCCGCCGTGACCTCGCGGCTGCGGAGGGACTCGTCCTTCTCGCCGGCGAACGCGTCGGCGTCCGCGGCGTCGTCTGCCGCGTCGCCGGCGCGGTCGCGCTCGGGCGGCTCCTGCTTGCTCATACTTCGGGGTCGGCGTCCGCCCCCATAAACTGCCGTACACGAACAGATGTTGCTGTCGGGGGTGTCGTCGCTGTCGACGGTACCCCGTCCGTCGCGGGCGGCGGGGGAGACGGACGGCCGCGACTCAGCCGTCCGTTTCCGCCGGCGGCGCGGGCGCCGGTCCCGGCCCCGCCTCGTGGCGCGGCGAGTGGTGGGGCCACACGCGTCGGAGGTGCCCGCGGATCGCGCCGTCGACGAACGCCTCGTTGTCGAGGTTCGACGCGTGACCCGCGTTCGGGACGACGAGCAGGCGCGCGTGTCCCACCAGCGACGCGAGACTGCGCATCTGTCGCCGGATGAACCCGGCGTCGTGCTCGCCGTACAGCGCCAGCGTCGGCACGTCGATGGCGTCCAGGTCCACCGTCGTCCGGTGGAACGACGCCAAGGCTCGGATCACCTTCGCGAACTCCGCGGTCGACATCGTCGGCCGGCGCTCGCGGATCGCCTCGATCCGGTCGTAGTCGCCGACGACGCCCTCGCCGGAGACGCGCCGCTGGAGCCACACCATCGCCCGCTCGACGCGTTCGTAGCCGACCAGCCGCGCGGGCGGGATCGTCGCTCGGAGTAACTGCCGCTGGAGGCGCTCGCCGAGGGTGAGCGGCACCGGGCCGAACGTGTCCGCGAGGACGAGTCCCGCCAGCCCGTCGGGGTGGCGCGCGGCGTACGTCATCGCGATGCAGCCGCCCATCGACAGGCCGCAGACCACCGGCCGGTCGAGATCGAGCGCGTCGATGAGCGCCGCGAGGTCGTCGGCGAAGCGATCGATACTGTAGGTCCCGCGGTCGGAGCCGCCCGTTCGGCCGTGCCCGCGAACGTCGTACGCGACGACGGTGTACTCGTCGGCGAGCGCGTCGACCTGCGGGGCCCACTGGGTGTGATCGACGGCCGCACCGTGGACGAACACGACCGGCGGGCCGTCGCCGCGGCGCTCGTAGTACGTCTCGATGTCGTTCGTCTCCACGGTGGGCATACCCCGTCGGTACGCGCCGGGCGAGGATAGCGGTTGTTCGGCTTCCGGGAGCGCGCGAAAACGGAAGATCGCGGACGAATAGTCGGCGACTGCGCCGTCAGTCCCGGCTCAGCACTCGCTCCAGCCGCAACTCTCGCAGGTTTTGCAGCCCTCCGAGTAGTACAGCGTCATGCTGCCGCAGTCGGGACACTCGGGCGACTCGCCGTTGGCGATGAGTTCGTCGACCGCGTCCGACTGTCGCTCGGCCGCGCCGGCGTCCTCCGGTCCGGGCGCGCCCGCGTCGGCGGGTCCGGCGTCGGAGACCCCGCTCTCGGTGTCAGAGACCCCGCCCTCGACGGCGGTGCCGCCGTCGGACTCGGGGGCGGGCGCGTCGGCGTCGGCGCCGGCGCCGACCTCGTCGAGGCTCGTCTGCTCGGGGTAGCCCTTCTCCACCTCGTCGTCGAGGTAGCGGCGCATCGCCGTGCCGATCGCGTCCGGGATGGACTGGATCTGCTCGCCCTTGTCCCAGGCGATCTTCGGGCTGCGGGTACCCTGGAGCTCGTCGACGATCTCGCGCGGGTCGACGCCCGACCGCAGCGCCGTCGAGATGACCTTCGCCAGCGACTCCGTGAAGGAGTTCGTGAAGCCGCCGGAGTGGCCGATGTTGGCGAACAGCTCGAACGGCTCGCCGGTCTCGGGGTCCTCGTTGATGGTGATGTACATCTTCCCGTAGCCGGTCTCGATGAGCTGGGTGACCCCGCGCAGCGAGTCCGGCCGGGCGCGCTTCTCGGTGTAGTCGATGTGGACCGTCTTCTCGTCGGCGGCCTCCAGCAGGTCCGACACCTCCTCGTCGAGCGCGGCCTGCACGTCCTCGTTCTCGAGGAAGCCCTCGATGCCGCCGAAGACCTCGGAGATCTGCTCGACGAGCGCCTCGGCGGCCTCGCTCTCGTCGGCGAAGTCGGCGTTGTCGGCGCGCGTGGTGAGCACCTGCTTCGAGCGGGTGCCGTCGCGGTAGTAGGTGACGCCCTTGCCGCCGTGCTCGTAGATGTACTCGAAGACCTCCTGAGCGTCCTCCAGCGTGGAGTCGTTGGGCGCGTTCACCGTCTTCGAGATGGCCGAGTCGACGCCCGTCTGGCAGGCGACCTGCACGCCGGCGTGGTCCTTCGCGGTGAGGTCGCCGGTGACGACGAACAGCTCGCCGATGGCGTCCGGCACCGTCTCCAGGCCGTCGACGCCGTCGAACTCGTTGTTCGCCATCTGCTCCTGTGCCTCCTCCTTCACGGCGTCGACGTCGATGTCGTTCGCCTCCAGCGTGCGCAGGAAGTAGTCGTCGAACTCGACGAGCATCTCGTCGCCCTGCACGTCGTCGGAGACGTTCTTGTAGTAGGCGACGTTGTAGATGGGCTCGCAGCCGCCGGTGGTGTTGCCCACCATCGACGTGGTGCCCGTCGGCGCGATGGTCGTCGTGTTGTGGTTGCGGATCGGGTAGCCGTCCGCCCAGTCGTGAGGGTCCTCGCCGACGTACTGCTCGAACCAGTCGGCGTAGCGGACGGGGTCGGCGTACTTCGAGTCCGCCCAGTCGTTGAACACGCCCCGCTCCTCGGCGAGATCGTGGCTGGCGGCCTTCGACCCGTGGTTGATGTGGGTCATCAGCTCCTCGGCGATCAGGTTGCCCGTCTCGGAGCCGTAGCGGACGCCGAGCTGGATGTACAGCTGCGCGAGGCCCATGACGCCGAGGCCGATCTTGCGCATGTCGCGGACCTTCTCCTCGATCTTCGGCACCGGGAAGTCCGACATGGTGACGACGTTCTCGAGGAAGCGCGTCCCCATCTCGACGCGGTAGTCGAACTCCTCCCAGTCGATGGCGTCCTCGAGGAACGCCTCGACGGCGGCCTCCTCGCTCTCGTACTCGTCGCCGTGCTCCTCGACCCAGACGCGCCAGTCGGGCGCGTCCAGATCCGCGAGCGTCGAGAGGTTGATGTGGCCGAGGTTGCACGCCTCGTACTCCTCGAGGGGCTGCTCGCCGCAGGGGTTCGTCGCGAGGATGCGGTGGTCGGGGTGCTCCTCCACGTCGAAGCTGTGGAGCTTGTTCACCCGTTCGAGGTAGATGACGCCGGGCTCGCCGTTCTCGTGGGCGCCCTCGACGATGTGATCCCACAGGTCCGCGGCCGGCACCGACAGCTCCTCGCCGACCTCGACGTGCTCGCCGAGGCCGAACATCTCGTACAGCTCCTTCGTCTCGGGCGTCGCGACGTGGGGCTCCTCCGTGCGCGGGTTGGTGAACGTGAACTCCTCGCCGTTCTCCAGCGCCTCCATGAAGTCGTCGGTGACGCCGACGGAGATGTTGAAGTTCGAGAGGTGGCCCTCGACGGCGTTTCGGAGGTGCTTGGGCACCTTCCCGTCGTCGTCGATCAGCTCGCGCGCCTCGTCGAGCGCGTCCGCGAACGACGTGTGCGTGAAGTCGTCGGGGTCGTTCAGGCGGAGCGTGTTCGCGAGGCTGACGTCCTTGTTCTTCGCGTGGATGAACTGGATCACGTCCGGGTGCGAGACGCGCATGACGCCCATCTGGGCGCCGCGGCGGGCGCCGCCCTGCGCGATGGTCTCGCACATCTGGTCGAACGTGCGCATGAACGTGATCGGCCCGGAGGCGATGCCGCCGGTGGAGCCGACCGCGTCGCCGTACGGGCGAAGCTTCCAGAACGCGTACCCCATCCCGCCGCCGGACTGGAACACCTGCGCGGCCTCCTTGGCCGTCTGGTGGATGTCGTCGATGTCGTCGGCGGGGGAGTCGACGAAGCAGGCGGAGAGCTGCTGGAGCTCGTCGCCGGCGTTCATCAGCGTCGGCGAGTTCGGCATGAACGAGAGCCGCTCCATCAGCTCCTGGAACTCGTCGGCCGTCTCCTCGACGTGCGTGCGTACGTCGTCGGGAAGCTCGGGGACGACCGTCTCGTAGGCGAACTTGTTGACGTTGTAGACGGTCAGCTCGGTCTCGGCGTCCTCGTCGTCGGCGGTGACGCCCTTGCCGAAGACCTCCTCGGCGAGTTCGTCGCGTCGGGGGTGGCCGGGCTTGAGCTGATCGGGCGTGACGGTGACGGGCTCGTCGGCCTCGTACACGGCCTCCGCGAGCGCGACGTTGCGGCCGACGCGCTCGAACAGTTCCTCCTGCGTCTCGGTGGGCTCGCCGTCCGCGTTCTTGCGGAGGTAGCGGGCCGGGAGGATGTTGTCGTAGGCGTTGGACGTGAGCCGCTCCTCAAGCGTCTCTCCTTCCGTTCGTTTGATCGGCAGTTCGAGCTCGTCGGCGTCGAGGTCGGCGCGACTCATGCGTCGCGTCCCTCCCCGTCGGCGCCGGCGGATCGACAGACTTCGGTGTGAATATCGTGGCGTTCCATTGTGTTCTCGGACGGACGTTCGGTACCGGACCCACGCTGATAAACGGCGTGGGTTCCGGTAGGCTTGTGTTAATTCAATCCTACTTGACGTAGGCGTGCCTTACCGGTGTGAGCCTGAACGCGTCTGATCGGGTCCGTATCAGCGTTGTACGAGCAGCAGTATAAGGATGTTCAGAGCGGAGTGAAAGTGGTCAACGATCGGAGCGGACCGCGGAATCAACGGACGGAACCGGGTC
Protein-coding sequences here:
- a CDS encoding alpha/beta fold hydrolase codes for the protein MPTVETNDIETYYERRGDGPPVVFVHGAAVDHTQWAPQVDALADEYTVVAYDVRGHGRTGGSDRGTYSIDRFADDLAALIDALDLDRPVVCGLSMGGCIAMTYAARHPDGLAGLVLADTFGPVPLTLGERLQRQLLRATIPPARLVGYERVERAMVWLQRRVSGEGVVGDYDRIEAIRERRPTMSTAEFAKVIRALASFHRTTVDLDAIDVPTLALYGEHDAGFIRRQMRSLASLVGHARLLVVPNAGHASNLDNEAFVDGAIRGHLRRVWPHHSPRHEAGPGPAPAPPAETDG
- a CDS encoding adenosylcobalamin-dependent ribonucleoside-diphosphate reductase, encoding MSRADLDADELELPIKRTEGETLEERLTSNAYDNILPARYLRKNADGEPTETQEELFERVGRNVALAEAVYEADEPVTVTPDQLKPGHPRRDELAEEVFGKGVTADDEDAETELTVYNVNKFAYETVVPELPDDVRTHVEETADEFQELMERLSFMPNSPTLMNAGDELQQLSACFVDSPADDIDDIHQTAKEAAQVFQSGGGMGYAFWKLRPYGDAVGSTGGIASGPITFMRTFDQMCETIAQGGARRGAQMGVMRVSHPDVIQFIHAKNKDVSLANTLRLNDPDDFTHTSFADALDEARELIDDDGKVPKHLRNAVEGHLSNFNISVGVTDDFMEALENGEEFTFTNPRTEEPHVATPETKELYEMFGLGEHVEVGEELSVPAADLWDHIVEGAHENGEPGVIYLERVNKLHSFDVEEHPDHRILATNPCGEQPLEEYEACNLGHINLSTLADLDAPDWRVWVEEHGDEYESEEAAVEAFLEDAIDWEEFDYRVEMGTRFLENVVTMSDFPVPKIEEKVRDMRKIGLGVMGLAQLYIQLGVRYGSETGNLIAEELMTHINHGSKAASHDLAEERGVFNDWADSKYADPVRYADWFEQYVGEDPHDWADGYPIRNHNTTTIAPTGTTSMVGNTTGGCEPIYNVAYYKNVSDDVQGDEMLVEFDDYFLRTLEANDIDVDAVKEEAQEQMANNEFDGVDGLETVPDAIGELFVVTGDLTAKDHAGVQVACQTGVDSAISKTVNAPNDSTLEDAQEVFEYIYEHGGKGVTYYRDGTRSKQVLTTRADNADFADESEAAEALVEQISEVFGGIEGFLENEDVQAALDEEVSDLLEAADEKTVHIDYTEKRARPDSLRGVTQLIETGYGKMYITINEDPETGEPFELFANIGHSGGFTNSFTESLAKVISTALRSGVDPREIVDELQGTRSPKIAWDKGEQIQSIPDAIGTAMRRYLDDEVEKGYPEQTSLDEVGAGADADAPAPESDGGTAVEGGVSDTESGVSDAGPADAGAPGPEDAGAAERQSDAVDELIANGESPECPDCGSMTLYYSEGCKTCESCGWSEC
- the ilvD gene encoding dihydroxy-acid dehydratase, with the translated sequence MSKQEPPERDRAGDAADDAADADAFAGEKDESLRSREVTAGAERAPHRAMFRAMGYDDQDLSSPMVGIPNPAADITPCNVHLDDVADAAREGIESAEGMPIEFGTVTISDAISMGTEGMKASLISREVIADSVELVSFGERMDALVTVAGCDKNLPGMLMASIRTDLPSVFLYGGSIKPGEHAGRDITVQNVFEGVGTYAEGDMSAEELDEMERHACPGAGSCGGMFTANTMASISEALGMAPLGSASPMAESEGRYDVARHAGELALECVEQDRRPSDIISTESFENAIAVQVAMGGSTNAVLHLLALAAEADLELDITEFDEISRRTPKIANLQPGGTRVMQDLDAVGGVPVVIRRLIEGGYMHGDAMTVTGRTMAEEIAHLEETGQLPADDDIEADFLYTVDEPYSEEGAIKILTGNLAPDGAVLKVTGDDAFHHEGPARVFEAEEDAMEYVQSGEIESGDVIVIRNEGPRGGPGMREMLGVTAAVVGAGHEDDVALLTDGRFSGATRGPMVGHVAPEAVEGGPIGLVEDGDTVTVDIPNRNLSVDVSDEELDRRADAYEAPEPQYAGGVFAKFARDFGSAANGAVTNPKAKRD